The Medicago truncatula cultivar Jemalong A17 chromosome 4, MtrunA17r5.0-ANR, whole genome shotgun sequence genome includes a region encoding these proteins:
- the LOC11446346 gene encoding transcription factor E2FB — MSGTRTPPATAAPDQIMQQRQLPFSSMKPPFLAAADYHRFAPDHRRNQDLETEAIVVKTPQLKRKSEAADFEADSGDRMTPGSTAAANSSVQTPVSGKAGKGGKSSRMTKCNRSGTQTPGSNIGSPSGNNLTPAGPCRYDSSLGLLTKKFIALIKQAEDGILDLNNAADTLEVQKRRIYDITNVLEGIGLIEKKLKNRIQWKGLDVSKPGEADDSFASLQAEIENLTIEERRLDEQIREMQERLRNLSEDENNEKFLFVTEEDIKNLPCFQNETLIAIKAPHGTTLEVPDPDEAVDYPQRRYRIVLRSTMGPIDVYLVSQFEEKFEEINGVDVASKFPPSPEVNKVNKDQSTVVPEDKGKEIEVQRQDGEGPSSDLNNNHDFVSGIMKIVPSDVASDADYWLLSDADVSITDMWRTEPGVEWNELEALQEEYCMAREQSTTPNHASNIGEVPSASNPTVG; from the exons ATGTCGGGCACCCGAACTCCTCCCGCCACCGCCGCGCCGGACCAGATCATGCAGCAACGTCAACTCCCTTTCTCCTCCATGAAACCTCCCTTTCTCGCCGCCGCTGATTATCACCGCTTCGCTCCTGACCACCGCCGGAATCAAGACCTAGAAACTGAAGCTATTGTTGTTAAAACTCCT CAATTGAAGCGGAAGAGTGAAGCAGCTGATTTTGAAGCTGATTCAGGTGATAGGATGACTCCTGGGTCCACTGCAGCAGCCAATAGTTCTGTTCAGACGCCTGTATCTGGAAAGGCGGGGAAAGGAGGAAAATCCTCTAGGATGACAAAATGCAACAGATCTGGAACTCAAACCCCTGGCTCAAATATTG GTTCTCCTTCAGGAAATAATCTCACCCCTGCTGGTCCATGTCGATATGACAGCTCATTAG GTCTGTTGACAAAAAAGTTCATCGCTTTAATAAAACAAGCAGAGGATGGTATTCTTGATCTAAATAATGCTGCTGACACATTAGAG GTGCAAAAGAGGAGGATATATGATATTACAAATGTTCTTGAAGGAATTGGCCTTATAGAAAAAAAGCTCAAGAACAGAATTCAGTGGAA GGGGCTGGATGTTTCAAAACCAGGGGAGGCCGATGATAGTTTTGCTAGTTTACAG gcagaaattgaaaatttaacaATTGAGGAACGCCGGTTGGATGAACAAATAAG GGAGATGCAAGAAAGACTACGGAATCTCAGCGAAGATGAAAATAATGAGaa GTTTCTTTTTGTCACTGAGGAAGATATAAAGAACTTGCCCTGCTTCCAG AATGAAACCTTGATAGCAATTAAAGCTCCACATGGTACCACTTTGGAAGTACCTGATCCTGATGAG GCTGTTGATTATCCCCAGAGAAGATACAGGATAGTCCTCAGAAGCACAATGGGCCCAATAGATGTTTACCTTGTTAG TCAATTTGAAGAGAAGTTTGAGGAGATCAACGGTGTTGATGTTGCATCCAAATTTCCACCCAGTCCAGAAGTTAACAAAGTTAACAAGGATCAATCAACCGTGGTCCCAGAAGATAAAGGGAAGGAAATAGAAGTGCAGAGACAAGATGGTGAAGGGCCTAGTTCAGATCTTAATAACAATCACGACTTCGTGAGTGGGATCATGAAGATTGTTCCTTCAGATGTTGCT AGTGATGCTGATTATTGGCTTTTATCTGATGCCGATGTTAGCATAACCGACATGTGGAGAACAGAAC